One Stratiformator vulcanicus genomic window, CAGCCCGATTCCAAAGCGTCGGTCGGATGTCCGAACCAAGCTCGATTCGACGCCGGTCGGCCTTTGCGTAAATGAAAGAAAGCGGCCACGCCGATAAATCGAGAGGATCAGCCCGCGTCTTTTCGCTTTCGACGGATCGCTATGCCCACTTCGCGCGCGAAGGAAGAGCCCGCAAGGCACGTCGGTGATGTCGCCGAGCCGGCCCATTCCCCAAGCGAAGGCCGACGATCCGACGTTTGGCGACGACAGTCGATGCTGGTTGAACAATTCGAGGAATTCAGCAGCTTGCTCGACGCAGCGCTGCACCCGCTGCTGCAATTGACGCCGTCGGCCCCGCAGAAATTGCGCAATCTGGCCCGACGAATCCTCGTAGCCGTGCATGACGCGGATCGGCCGGAAAGCCTGTTCCCGACCGTTCCCTTCTCGGCTGATCATCTCGACAAACGCCGACAAACGTTGCTGCGTTCGGTCGCCGGGGCGATGCTGATCGGTTGGTTCGAAACGCATTTTCAACGACTCGACAGCGAGGTCGAAGATTCGGTCGTCGCCTTGTTGCTTAGAGACGTTGCTCTACTGACCCCTCTGGCCGCCAAGCGACCGACGACACACCACGCCCGACTCAGCCGCGCGATCGTCTCGAAGGTCGAACATTTGCCGGTTGCGCAAAGTCAGGCGATCGGTCGACATCACGAACGGCTCGATGGCACGGGCGAACCTTTGGGCCTCGCTCGCTGGCAATTGAGCCGTTCTGATCGCGCATTCATGCTCATCGATCGACTTGTCGAACTCTGGGATGAAGCAGGCTCAGCGGTCGGTGATGACATCGCGGCGGCTGACGCGATCGGGCCATTGCGGCGTGCGAATGCGATCTTGTACGGCGAATCCCGGCGAGGCGAATTCGACCTGACGCTCGCGCTGAATCTAACGCGCAGTCTTGGCTTTCAAGTGCCTTCGGGCGTCGGAATTGTCGATCGCGATCCGATCTGGTTCGGGCTCTCGTCCGCCGGGGCCAAACGATTTCGGCTCGATGCCGCTCACGAGCAGGTCGGCCGACCGCACTTCGATTCCGAACGCTCACGCGGGGAAAGTTCGCAGGACCGATTGCCACATTCGGTCCATGCGCGCCGTCCCCGAAGACACCGGGCGAAAGGGGCGGAAAGCTCTTGAGTACCGCCGTCGTCAATACCGCCGAAAAATCGCCGGCCCGCGACAGCGCGGAGCTTGCCGGCGAGGGGACCGAATACTGGGAGCAGACCCGGCGACCGTTTCCGTGCCTGCTATTTCTGGCACCGTTGCTCGTTCTCTACGAATTCGGCGTACTCTGGCTCGGCGGGAACGATGCCGCCATGCTGCGGAACGCGGCCGATTCGTGGGTTCGAGGGATGCTCTACGATGTCGGCCTGCGGCACATGTTCGCGTTGCCCGTCATCGTCGCGGGGCTGCTATTGCTTTGGAATTTCTACGGATATTTTGACTGGCGCTGTCGAGCCGACACCTTACTGGGAATGGCCGCCGAGAGCGTGCTGTTCGCGTTTGTGTTGGTTATCTTAGGCCAAGTAATTGAAGTGTTGTTTCGAGGCGCGGGGATGGCCACGATCTCCGTGGCGGCCGGTCCCGCGGCGGCTGGTCATTCGGAAGTCAGTGCGACGATCTTGCCGAGGGCACTCGCCTTTGTGGGGGCCGGGATCTACGAGGAAGTACTCTTCCGCCTGCTGCTCTTGCCGGCATTTTATCTTGGTTTTCGAGCGATGCAGGCGGGGGTGCTCGGCTCGACGATCCTTGCCGTCCTCGCAAGCAGCCTCGCGTTTTCGCTGGCCCATTACGTCGGCCCCGCTGGTGAGTCGATCGTGCCTTTCACTTTCCTGTTTCGCACGTTGGCGGGAATCTTCTTCGCCACGCTGTTTTTTGCGCGAGGGTTCGGCATCACGGTCGGGGCGCACGCCGTTTACGATCTCATCGTCGGGGTGTTGCTCGCCGGTTCGCGCGGTGAATTTTGACGGGCCTCGCGTCTGACGAACCCCAAGTCTGGCGCGACAGTGACGGTCCACTCGACCTCTGCCGCATTGCATCAGGCGCTGCGCTCGGCTGAAATTGATCAATCAGATCAATCCAGCCCATGCGAGAACATCGATGACGCTCCGACTCGCGGCGACTTCGCTGCTTTGCACTTTCGTTTCATTGGCCGCTTCGGCCGAGGTCCCGCTCGCCGATGGAGCCGCCCTCGAGCAAATCGCCGACGGCTTCAAATTTACCGAAGGGCCCGCCGCCGATGCCCAGGGAAATGTCTACTTCACCGACCAACCGAACAACCACATTCACCGGTGGGACGCAAAGACCGGTGAAGTGTCGTTGTGGATGAAATCCTCGGGGCGATCGAACGGCCTCTTCGTCGGCCCCGACGGTATGTTGTGGGCGTGTGCTGACGAGAAAAACGAGCTTTGGAAAATCGATCCGGAGACCAAACAGCGGACGATCGTCGTCGGTCGAACCGACGGTAAACTGCTCAACGGCCCGAATGACCTCTGGGTCTCGCCGACGGGGGTGGCCTTCTTCACCGACCCGTACTTCCGCCGTCCTTACTGGGACCGCGGAAAGCAGGAGCAGAAGTCGCGGGACCTCTACCGGGTTGATCGGGACGGGAACGTGTCGAGAGTCGATAATGATCTGAAGCAGCCGAACGGCATCGTCGGTACCGCTGACGGCAAAACGCTCTACGTGGCCGATCCCGGTCGCCGGGTGGTGTTCGCCTACGATGTGAGCGACGACGGAACGCTCTCGAATCGCCGCCAATTCTGCAAAGCGGGATCGGACGGCATGACGCTCGACTCCGCCGGCAATCTCTATGTGACCGGCAAGCCAGGTGTCACGGTCATTGGTCCCGACGGAGAGTCGCTGGGAGTCATCGCCGTTCCGCAGGGATGGACGGCGAACGTCTGTTTTGGGGGCACCGAAGGCAAGACGCTCTTTATCACCGCAAGTAAAGCCGTCTACACCATTAAGATGAAAGTCGCCGGAGCGGGACGCGCAACGGCAGAGACTGTTTCGTCAAACACGCCCAAGGCGAGCAGTGACAATACAGCGAGCAGCGATAAAATTAAGGTGGAGGGCGAAACGTATCCTCCGATCCTCCCCGCCAACGATCCGGACCGATTCGGCAGAAATATTCAGCGGACGATGTCGCTGCTTGCCGAAAGCACCCCCGAGCACCGCAATACGGTTCGCATTCTTTACTACGGTCAGTCGATCACCGCGCAGGACTGGACCGATCTCGTCACTGCGGAATTAAAGAGTCGTTTTCCTCACGCGAATATCGTCGCCGAAGATCGGTCGATCGGGGGCTTTTCCTCTCAATACTTAATTCGCACGGCGGAGCACGATGTCGAATCGTTCCGCCCCGACCTCATTATCTTTCACGTCTACGGATCTCATGTCGAATATGAGAACCTCATCAAACTCTACCGATCCCGAACCGCCGCTGAAGTCTTAATCCAGAACGACCATGCTAATACGTGGCCCAGGAAATTTAAGAACGGCAAGGACGGCCCGCTCGATTGGCCGCACATGATGAATGAAATCTTCCTGCCGAAATACGCGAAGCAGTATCAATGCGGCTTTGTGGACGTGCGTGGAGGATGGGTCAGCTATATGGAAGAGTACGGCCTCGAACCACCCGCACTGCTTAAAGATGGCGTGCACTTGAACAAGCACGGGGAGTGGTTAATGGCCCAACTCGTTTCGAGATATCTGGTCCATCGACCTGAACTTGAACAGGGCGACCAAGGCTCTGTGACAACATTTATTCTCGGCGAAGACGTTGAGGTTGAAGGCTCAAAAGTCATGTTAACCTTCAGCGGAGATCGGGTCGACTTAATTCCCGTGGAGCCGAACCCCGGCTTGGCGAAACAGCTGCGGGTCTTAGTTGATGGTAAATCGCCCTCACAGTTTCAAGAGCTTTATGCCTTTACACGTCCGAGCAGCACGCACGACCGGATTTGGCCCGCCGTCATGCGGGTCGAGCACGACGCTCCGCTCGTCGTCGAAGACTGGCAATTGGAAGTCTTCGATGTCAAATCGAATGACGATTTTCGATTTCGAGTGAGTGGTTCGGTCACCGGCAACGATGGCGAAGGCCACAGCCGGAAAAAATTTACGTCGAACTCGGGCCGGGTCGTGATCGAGCCGCAAGATTGGGTGTTCGCCCGGTCCGCCAAGTTAAGCAAGAAAAACCTGAGCGATGGCTGGGTCGTGCGGTGGAAGGCGATCCCGCAATTTGTTGACACATACACCCCTCCGTCTCCACAAAACTTCGATCCGACACTCGACAACGCAACCACTATCGCCGACGGGCTGCCTAACGGAGAACATACGTTGGAACTCATCGCAGAAGGCGGCGAGCAACCGATCCGAGCAATCCGAATCTACGACCCACCACTGAAAGCCGGGGCCGGAAATTAATCGTGGATGATGCTCAACGCCGTCGAAACAATCTTTTGATTCTGCGGCAGCGTGAGGGCGCCGACCTTTTGGAAGCGGCCACCCACCGTCCCTTCTCCTCTCGGGAGAAGGTGGCCGAAGGCCGGTTGAGGGGTCCACGGGGGCGGTCGCAGGGCGGCACTGGTGGATGCTCTGTAAGCATTCTTAAGTATCGCAACCGCGGCGCATATTTAAACCACCGCCCCATTCCCCTCACCCCAACCCTCTCCCCAGAGGAGAGGGGGCACATTCGTGCCTTTGACCCCCTGCGGCCGCCGTATAAATTATTAAGGTCTTCAACGGTTCGCACCAAATTCGCACCGAAGAACGATCATTGTCATTCAAACACAATCTTATAAACCTTTCGGCTCTTCTCGATCATGCTCGGCCGGTGCCGTACGAGAATGCGCTCCTCCTCGCTTCCGCCGACCGTATTCCCGTCTTCGATCACCGGGCCGCTTAGAATCAAGTAGTGCGCGAGGTTCGAGACGAATTCGAACAGCTCACCCAGATCCATCGAGCAGCGGTCGACTTCAAGCTCCATTAACCCGAACTGACGCATGCCGAGTGTGTAAACGCCAATCTCATTCTCCGACGCCGGGCCGAATTGAAATCGCAGCCACGCGGGAACCGGCAACTGTTCTTCGCTCATGTCCTCGCAGAAGCTCTCGAAGACTTCTCGCGAGTTGCAGACGCTCGCGTTCCCCCAGTAGACGCCCATTCCGTCGTACAGCCGCAGCGCGACCAATGCGAGGCGCGAGACTGTGAGGGCCGACCCGATGGCCGACTCGCTGCTCCCGCCGACATTCGTCACGATGATATGTGATTGGTGTTGGGCGACTTTCTCTTTTCCGTCGGGCCATAGGAAATTGCCCGCCGCGTTCTCCTCCGCCTCTCCCTCCGGAATGGGCGCGGGCATGTGTGCCAGGAACCCGACGGTTTCCTTTCCGTGCATCACGCTGATGACTTTGGGCTCGCTCGTGTCGGCCGAATAGCCCGGCCCGAAGACCTCGGCGACAATCTGGTCCGCTTCGGAAAGGTCTCCGGGCTGAGCGTGTTCGCACAAAACAAAGCAGTGCCGCGTCGGATCTTCCGAGTTCTCCGCCGCATTGCCGGACGGTTTGGCATCTGCTGATTTGGAACGTCGAAACGGATTTGAGAATGGCATGAATTCAAACTCGCAAAGCTGGAAGGGGCTTCCGAAAGTAATGTGCTAACGACCATATGGACGGCTGGGATTCTAAAGAACCAAAGCTGCCGTGCAAGTTTCGCCGCAACGCCGAAGGCCGCAAGCCCGTGCTGAGCCGCTTTGCATTCGCCAAAGTGCGGCAAAGGAAAATTCGACCGAGAGACCAGCCGAGAACCGCCCCAACTGCTGACCGAAGGCCCGAATTCCTCCCCCACTGCGCAACCGACCTGCAAAGGATAGAGGACCGGTCGACCCCCTCTTCTCACCCCATCGCCGGCGACTCAACTTGAGCTCGCTTTGAGCGATGGATGATGCCGCGGGCACGTTCGTGCCTTGGGCCTGCGGCAGCATGAGTCGTGAGAACTGGGAAGACGGCCTCACCCCTCCCTTCTCCACTTGGGAGAAGGTGGCCGAAGGCCGGTTGAGGGCACGTGCGTGCCTCTGCGCCTGCGGCAGCTTTTGAAGTCGAGGCGGTGACCCTGGAATGGTGCCTTCTCCCTTGGGAGAAGGTGGCCGACAGGCCGGATGAGGGGGTACGGGGGCGTTCGCACGACGGCACCGCTTGCTGCTCTGAAGGATGAAATCAAAGTATCGCAACCGCGGCGGTCACTTCAAACCGCCGCCCCATTCCCCTCACCCCAACCCTCTCCCCAGAGGGCACGTTCGTGCCGTTGGGCCTGCGGCAGCATTGGCTGTTCGGTGTGTCGGGGTGCGTCTTGACCCCGCAGTAGGGTGCTCGTTTCGGTATGGCAGGATTCGCAATCGTGAAAGCCATTGACGATTCCGGTAGCCAGCGATGCAAGAAGCGAGCGGACTCAACCCTGCGGGGGCGACACGCCCCCGGCACCCGGCGGCAGCTTGAGCCGTGAGAACTGGGAAGACGGCCTCACCCCTCCCTTCTCCACTTGGGAGAAGGTGGCCGAAGGCCGGTTGAGGGGCCCACGGGGGCGGTCGCAGGACGGCACCGGTGGATGCTCTGAAAGTTTAAATCAGAGCATCGCAACCGCGGCGGTCACTTCAAACCTCCGCCGCGTTCCCCTCTCCCCAGAGGAGAGGGGGCACGTTCGTGCCGTTGGGCCTGCGGCAGCATCAGCCGTTTTAGGGGGCCGGAGTGCGTCTCGCGCCCGCAGTGGGGTGCTCGCTTCGCGTTGGCAGGATTCGCAATCGCGACGGCCTTTGACGATTCCGGT contains:
- a CDS encoding HD domain-containing phosphohydrolase, which translates into the protein MPTSRAKEEPARHVGDVAEPAHSPSEGRRSDVWRRQSMLVEQFEEFSSLLDAALHPLLQLTPSAPQKLRNLARRILVAVHDADRPESLFPTVPFSADHLDKRRQTLLRSVAGAMLIGWFETHFQRLDSEVEDSVVALLLRDVALLTPLAAKRPTTHHARLSRAIVSKVEHLPVAQSQAIGRHHERLDGTGEPLGLARWQLSRSDRAFMLIDRLVELWDEAGSAVGDDIAAADAIGPLRRANAILYGESRRGEFDLTLALNLTRSLGFQVPSGVGIVDRDPIWFGLSSAGAKRFRLDAAHEQVGRPHFDSERSRGESSQDRLPHSVHARRPRRHRAKGAESS
- a CDS encoding CPBP family glutamic-type intramembrane protease; the encoded protein is MATISVAAGPAAAGHSEVSATILPRALAFVGAGIYEEVLFRLLLLPAFYLGFRAMQAGVLGSTILAVLASSLAFSLAHYVGPAGESIVPFTFLFRTLAGIFFATLFFARGFGITVGAHAVYDLIVGVLLAGSRGEF
- a CDS encoding SMP-30/gluconolactonase/LRE family protein, with the translated sequence MTLRLAATSLLCTFVSLAASAEVPLADGAALEQIADGFKFTEGPAADAQGNVYFTDQPNNHIHRWDAKTGEVSLWMKSSGRSNGLFVGPDGMLWACADEKNELWKIDPETKQRTIVVGRTDGKLLNGPNDLWVSPTGVAFFTDPYFRRPYWDRGKQEQKSRDLYRVDRDGNVSRVDNDLKQPNGIVGTADGKTLYVADPGRRVVFAYDVSDDGTLSNRRQFCKAGSDGMTLDSAGNLYVTGKPGVTVIGPDGESLGVIAVPQGWTANVCFGGTEGKTLFITASKAVYTIKMKVAGAGRATAETVSSNTPKASSDNTASSDKIKVEGETYPPILPANDPDRFGRNIQRTMSLLAESTPEHRNTVRILYYGQSITAQDWTDLVTAELKSRFPHANIVAEDRSIGGFSSQYLIRTAEHDVESFRPDLIIFHVYGSHVEYENLIKLYRSRTAAEVLIQNDHANTWPRKFKNGKDGPLDWPHMMNEIFLPKYAKQYQCGFVDVRGGWVSYMEEYGLEPPALLKDGVHLNKHGEWLMAQLVSRYLVHRPELEQGDQGSVTTFILGEDVEVEGSKVMLTFSGDRVDLIPVEPNPGLAKQLRVLVDGKSPSQFQELYAFTRPSSTHDRIWPAVMRVEHDAPLVVEDWQLEVFDVKSNDDFRFRVSGSVTGNDGEGHSRKKFTSNSGRVVIEPQDWVFARSAKLSKKNLSDGWVVRWKAIPQFVDTYTPPSPQNFDPTLDNATTIADGLPNGEHTLELIAEGGEQPIRAIRIYDPPLKAGAGN
- a CDS encoding DUF4261 domain-containing protein: MPFSNPFRRSKSADAKPSGNAAENSEDPTRHCFVLCEHAQPGDLSEADQIVAEVFGPGYSADTSEPKVISVMHGKETVGFLAHMPAPIPEGEAEENAAGNFLWPDGKEKVAQHQSHIIVTNVGGSSESAIGSALTVSRLALVALRLYDGMGVYWGNASVCNSREVFESFCEDMSEEQLPVPAWLRFQFGPASENEIGVYTLGMRQFGLMELEVDRCSMDLGELFEFVSNLAHYLILSGPVIEDGNTVGGSEEERILVRHRPSMIEKSRKVYKIVFE